The Diorhabda carinulata isolate Delta chromosome 12, icDioCari1.1, whole genome shotgun sequence DNA window AACAGTTAGAAAAAACTGTTGAGCAAAActtataccaaattttgaatgtGCTATAGCCACCAAACAGTAATTCATCAAGTTTCTTGTGACATCaagacatatatttttataaaaagtacaaaaaacaCTCATATTCCTTAATGtacaataaataactattattttcttgattgtttggcttctggtagGTTCTTCTTCAGAATCCCGACTGTCTGCTTGATTTGGAGGTTTTGGCACAGGCAGTTCTGCACTATCCATTATTGTTATCTTGACCGATGACAAGTTTCGGTTCTGGACAGTGTGTTTGGACTTGATTGTGATGCCTTTGGTTTGAATCAAACTTAAATAACAATCACTTATATGATCTTTTGGTTCCGTCCAAATAATTGGTATACCAAAAGGCAAATATCTAGATTCTTTAGCCCAACCTAAGTTTCGTCGCTAAGATGTAAAAGTTAATTCTTCACACACATAACACAAACTGTCAGGATTATTTGAACACTTCCACAACTCAGTGGAGGATATTAAAGATGCATGATAAATATCTTGTAAGTCCAAAAAACCATAAAGTACTAAGACAACTGGGATTGGTAGTCTTAAAAGAAATTACCATTCAGTTTTTGTTCGAATCTAGTACTGAACCTTCCAAACCCATAGTTGAGACACCATGAAGATCCTGTAAGACATATTATGGATGTCTGGAgtgtgaattaataaaaatgtaaaaaattagcTTCGTTAGAAATGGACAACGTTGATTAGTAATAAGAGAAAGTATTCAAaagcattttgaaaaatataattaaaaacaaacgcCCATGATCAAAGGAAAGCAATCTGCCTGCATTATCGAATCCATTCTTCAAATTAAAGTGGataagaaaaatcaaatcaaagaGCTGTTTAACATGAAAATGACAATTTGAGAAGTGGCTCCAAGACACAGATATCAGAAAGAAAAAAGCGATGTTCCATGTTCCAAGATTCGGACTACTCAGCAACCAGTTAAGGTGGTTATACCAGTACTGTGGTAAACTTGAACACtctacaatatttaaaaatttagtgcACCAATTTGGCGATACTAAAcgtttattttaacaataagaagaaaatttttaaaaacaacacaTGCTTACCAAGATATTGAGAATGCATTTAATTACAAAACGCAAAGCATTTGAGTGAATTTCTGTTCAATACAAAAagttgattttgaaataaaccgGCTCGGCTGACTTCCAGTTCTTGGTTCACGAGTATTTTATTTGGGACAAGTTCCTTCTGTTTTACACTGAgatcaatttccaaaaaactgaacttatccatctctTCAACAGTTTATTAGGCCCtcattgagtcgcatctccgatacgCCTTTCCCTTCtagggtacgtgtggtgcgactcaatttgagcaagGCTTTAAACTAGCggttagatatttacttggactaAACAGCGGGGCTCACTGCAggaacttctttaaaagattaaacaTTCTGATCCtttcttctttattcatctttgaatgcgtttgtctaattcgtaagcacacttctccaatttcagaattTCACTTGGGAACACTGAGCAcaacctttacctacctactcaacgttcagaattagttaagagctcaatattttacaatgcaaaaaaatgcacaatcacgtGCCATCACAATAATAATGAAACTTATctgacgaaataaataattgttggCACTATTTAAACACTTGTCAACCAAAAAAACTGCATTCTGGGTCGACTGTTCGACGATATATCGatttaaataacgaaaaacCACTAGACCATGGCAGGTATATACTTAACTGTTGCCAAAAGTAGGCAGGTTTATCAATGctctgttttatttttgcataaTATGAGGttaaacatattaaataaattatctgATTGGAGGATTGCGTATATCAAGTTggaaaactaatatttttataacaaagaaTTTGAAAGAGGTGAATGTTATTGAAATGGTATATAAAGTAACAGGGAACTTTGAAAAGAACAGTACATTCAGTGCCTTATCGGTGTTAACACGGATTAACCAATAAAAATGATTGCTAaggtaaaattatatataatatagttaATTACATATATTGGTCAATTGATTTTAATGATTGTTTCATAGTTTCCTTTTATTGCAACAGTATTTCGTGAgcataattaacaaataaagaTCAATTATCATCAACTGTTTTGTATTCTGCAGAACCATATTCATATGGACAATAAACCTAGCttcgtatatataaaaataaaaggctactaaaaattttcaaaaatttataagcTCTTTTAGTATGAGCAGCGATAAGACCTTAAGAGTTAAAATAATTGATGGGTTTGTAGATCCgggttttaagtttattttttttattgattgatttcaaaaatttctattttgtttaaataaaatattcttattctgTCTCTTCGAAACAATGGTCTCTTACCAGGTTCTCACGCAGCTAACTAGCTAAGATtgaaatttgcataattattaaatttactgAAAACTGGAAGTGTGTGATCAGccatggaaaaaaatatatttatttttaaacgtaatctccttttctctccatacacttttccgaacgatgttcaataagttcgatactctttttataataagaatcgtcaatctcctcaaaatttccataatttgccgactgggaacagaaaataattcgaaggggccaaatttcctttttcaggatagtaaataaaaattatcccacgctCATCTCAAAAAAACCGAAgccatgaccttgtctgcagaaGGAACGGTCTCTgacttctttggagccggttctccggCCAAAATTAATCCACCTTCAATCGCTGAATCAGCTACTTGATCCACTTTACCATCAATAGACATACAAAATGAATTCTTTATATCTCAAATCCTTGTTTCCAGTTGATACAAGATATTGAATAGAATTCGGggcattttttttaacataattatcCACTTAAGTTATTgagtaaatttcaaaatacattcGGACCTTCTTGCATAGTAGTTTCTGGTTTATGTCGCATAATGatctttatttgtatttatgttgaaagtcaTACTTCTTCCTGTATAGTTTTTCGCTTCAaatattatacaattttatctatttttattcctttatttaaattaataatgacATATTCgttttagattttatatttatcagcTTTCCTGGCCGTTACTCAAGCTGGCTATCTTCTTGGTGGACACGAAGGTGGTCAAGGCTTCGGATATGGAGGTCTATCATATGCAGGTGGTCATACTGTCGCTATTGCCAAAGAACCAGTAGTAGAATATTATGTAAGTTACTACAAAAGTTGAACTACCTAATATTGGGTAAGCAGAAGACTAAAATCTTCTTAGCGCGTCGTATCAAGTCCCCTTGACGTTGGCGATCAGCATGGCAAAActctctctatcttgagctagtcctgcttctcttatcccagtccattctctaatattcttcaaccaagagccttgtttccttttttccaacttttttcttgcatttaatgttatccaccaGTTCACGAACCGTATTTGCTCTGGTAAGAACTGCATCGATTGTTTGCATAGCTGTCCACGGTATCTTGAGCGTGCGTATATTtaaccacatttcaaaagcctctAAGCGATTAATGGTAGATATTTTGAAAGTCCATGCTTCAAAACCATATAAGAGAACTGACCATATGTAACATTTGATCATAAGTTTCGTGAGTTGAAATATCGGGATCCAGTTGTTCAATAATGTAGcaaccaagatatttgaaactagACACTCTGAATCCGTTTACTTGTAGCTGTGTGTCATGGTACGGCAAGCgactaaatatattttgttttagaacaaGTAATGCTTAGACCCATCTCTCTTCCCACTCTGTCAATGGCTTTTAAAAGGTATTGCAGTCCATTCAAGTCGTCGGTGAGAATATGCAACCTTATTTGACTCCTCTTTTAAGATTTTGCATTCTTTTGGCGATTTTCCCTTGATTCGAACGTCGGAACTATCAACTCCTTTTTcctttaataaatttaatatcttGTGGTGTTGTACCCGATCGAATACCTTTTCGTAATCGATAAAGACTGCAAATACATCTTTCCGTTGATCCCGGCATTTTCGTAGTATTATATTCAGTGCAAGAAAGTGCTTCCCTTGCTCCCAACTTATTTCTGAACCCGAATTGAGTTTCGTCTTGATCTTCTTCGCACTTATTTCTGATTCTAGCGCGGATCAATcttaagattatttttatagCGTGACTCATAAGACTTATCAGTCTATAATCGCTACAGTGCTTTGGACGTTGTTTTTTTGGCACAGTTGTGAATTCGGATTTTAACCAGTCCTCTGGAATTTCATTATCATAAACATGATTGAATAGTTTGACTGATATTCTtatgttttcttcatttataaactttagtATCTCTGTTGGAATGTTGTCAGGTTCAACATCTTTCTGATTTTAGTATTTCTGGTCCTTCGTCTTCATCAAATGCCATTTGCTCTTTGATATACAGTTCTTTAATATACACATACCAAGTTGTTAAGGTATGAGAAGTCTTCTTGTTGTATAGCCACTAAGAAGACTAACTATTGAAACTATTTCTCCTGTTTGATGTTTATTAGTGTTCCAAAGATATAGATGTCCTTCAATCCTGATCCTAAATAATTCCGTAACGTGATAATCATTTATGGTGAAAATATATGAGTTCAATGACTGCTACGGACATCTGTTATCGAAGATCCTTCAATATCTGGAACTATCACATTTGAaatgaaacttggaaaaatgCATCTGATAATCAAATACACTTCATCCTCTCCAACACTCAGAGAAACTCGACAGGATAAGGTAGAAATGATCCTACGTGGGGAATGTATTCTCTTGATCCATTGATCAATAAATCGTCACTGGTTTTGAAAGAATTTAATtgaatagagaaataaaaaaatatttccgtTATGCTGGATGACATgttctttaattttgttaacTATTTCCCAGGCACCTCCAAAATACGACTACAAATATGGAGTTCAAGATTATCACACTGGCGACGTTAAAAACCAAGAGGAATTTAGAGTGGGCGATCTTACCCACAGCGATTATTCCGTTTCTGAGAAAGACAGAAAGATACAAGTATCCAGAGTAGTTTCAGGTGCTGTTCCAATCCATGGAAAAGGATGGTAGATTTCTCATGTGTACGTTTCTGTTTTCTATGATCTCTTCTTATATATATACCTACGACACAAGCATTTCATTCGAAATATCTTTTAGTGTTAGtgatgatattattttttaatgatgatGTAACTTAattaattgttactaaaaagttttgattctaatttttttccgtagggatatatatgtataaatagtttaatagaaaaagaaaacagaaaagaTTCATTACATAAATTAATGTATCTAAATCACTCGTCATTCAAAATCATTTATTCTAAAAgcataatgaaaatttctagtCAACGAAAATCgttttgttattcatttattcactTATTAGaaatctttatttataaattactcGTATTTTCTGTTCTATATATTtcgcaataaaaaaatacaactttttattctatttattttcaatgttatcgAACAAACATTGTACGGggatggttccagaaatacctggcccaacaaagccCAATACTCCGAGGAAGCTAAATCAAATTCatgctggtgcattgtcttctCAGCCAAATGCATAATTCTAtccattgatagtttttcccatttcaagatagtcaatgaaatttatttcattggcatcccaaaaaaccgacgcctgGAGATGGAAtcgtctttgccttctttggagttGGTTTTCGATGCGAACATCTCCACgaagctgtttttgttccattgtgagcaaacacaGCATCTAGCAGTACACCTAGAAAAGTACATTAAGAAGAAACTACTTGGGCTGCTCACGAAGGAAGTGATTTTTCGATAACGCGCGTCACAAATTTCCAGTGTACTGGCCAAGTTCAAGAAGAAGCTGGTTAAGTATCCACCCCACAGCCCAGACATATTATCCTGTGATTTACATACGTTTGTTCGGCTAATGAAAAAGACAGTAGAAGACTGGTTCTTGTTACAGCCACGGGAATTCTAAAAACAGTAAATCCTTCGGCTCATTAAAAGTGGGATAGTTATCCTTAGTcctctaaatatttattttgaataaaaacttattatacTCACAGTTTCTTTGCTTACATTTCCATTTGAATActcgaaaattgaaattatttattctctATTATGGACAAAGATGATTTATGACTTTAAGCCTTATTTTTGTTGCTTTCACTCAGGTAAAATTGATTCGTACGAAAACTATTACTCAAACGGAACTCAAAAACTGTTAGCAAGTAAATCACACTACAGAGAACAAACAACGTTTTTTACGATTGATTCGGAATGAAATACAAGTTGATTTGAGTCTCTCAGTTTTAGTTATTATACTTgatttgttttatcaattttacatCCGACTgattctaaataaaaagttattcaagGATTAAAtctcattgttgaaaaatgtaataaaacaaTGCGCTCGAATGGACATCTAAACGGTGTGGTTtctgtatttataattttattatgaaatttgaattgaGGATTTTATCGACCATCTCTGCACGTTTCAATCATACATTAGATAATGTGGTCTTAGAATTATTAGGCTtttatggatttattattattatttcgaaaatttaaatgGGATGACAAAATCGTAATGATTTGTTTCCGTAAAAtgttacataaattttttgtataaagttATTCTGCTGGGCTGGAAATTATTAGTATTTCTTTCGTAGTTCTACCATCGACATGAAAGTgacagttgaaatttttgtaagtgattattatctattatcattattatcagtgaaattgtgaaaaaatacgCTGAATTGAAGACAATATAATCAAAACTTGAATAAATCTCCCCCATAGTACTAGCCATAGCATGCAAGTCATAACAGTAAACATTTCTAAAAGGTTTTTTACAAAATCGTTTCCATCTGATCTTTCGTGGCCTTCCCAAGCTTATTTTCGAGAAAAACCAAAAGTCGAAAGATACTAAATTTGGTGAATGGCGAGACGGCCAAAAACGCGTTGACATATTGAGAAATAAATCCgttgaaacattttcaaaatctccAATCGTTTGAATTGAACGGTTTGTCTACTTTTTACACATTTATATCTGTTTTTGAAATCGAAACACGTTCTAAACATTCCTCGTTATCAATTAAGTCATTGTCACTCTTAAAACTCTCAAAGTACTAGTCTTCAAAGTTCCTGTATTATCACCATGGAcagaatttgatatttcattatattgatgacctttttgacttaaaacaaaacttaatatcaacttgttattcaaaatataagcACAGTCTAGCTAAAGAAACTTTAGTAGCAAACTGACAAGCCGGATCACTTCTGTCAAGTCCCGGAGCACCttgtaaatattgtttttatatggAACCCCCattctaaaattttcatcataaaaaatttatattattatagattCTTTCATTTATCTTTATGGAAACTACATATTGCGACGATGAATCATATGATGGTGAAGAAAACACAAACAATCTTTCTGATAGAGAACATACTGAAGAAGACATATCGCAGCAGTCCAAAGACATGAACGATAACAAACTGAATCTAATACCATTTCATCCACTTAATAATCCTTCTCAAGATAACgtacaacaaaatataatatctaattttaataaacacACTTTTGTATCAGGCGATAGAAGTTTTTCTTTCCATAATTTCAACGGTCCTATCAGTAAAGAAGTAAGACAAGTCGTGGTACCCAATACGAACCCTCGGCAACCTGGTGCTCAGAGTATAGATTTTGTGGTAAGTAATTTTGTAGATTAactcagatttatttatattaaagacataaattatataaatgaaacaGTAAATTATCACAATAACTTACTAAAACCATTAAAGAGAGTCTGTGAGACATCtgcaaaagtttttttcttacctcgatttaacctacaagtataaatattattttattcactttaGGGTAAACCTGATTATTCATTTGCCTATGGGGTACACGatgatcaaataaaaaattctcacaCTCACATGGAATCCAGAGACGGAGATGCTCTTCGAGGAGAATACAGAGTACTTCAACCGGACGGACTAGTTCGAATAGTTCGATATGTGGCTGATCCTGTAGCAGGATTTCAAATGACCGTGGCGTATGCGAAATTTTAGGAGACTGTTGAATTGTGCAAAGTCTTATCAACGAAATAGGATACgtacattgatttttttttaattcattgtaCATAACCTCTTCATCTGTTTAACTGATAAACAGCtgtcttcttatttttttttaattatcacttATCACCGACTGTAACTTaatgtatattaataaaattcaataacaattatttgaaCTAAATTAACGATTTATATCGATATCAAACGATTTTGTATTACAAATTACTTTAATCGTTTTAATTGCATTAAATGAATCACGTTTGAAATTACCGCTGTTGGTGGCGTCTACTAACACTGCAGAGAATAGTTTATCTGTCAACAGATGGCGATGATTGAAACCATAGATGTTTCATACAATGTTTTCAAAAAGGGGttgattaagaaataaaataaaagactaATAAATCAGAGGAAATGCAGTTGGAACATATCATAACTAgtctaaaattataaaaacttcattGTGCTTGATGAAATGCATGGAATCTTCTAGCTGTAAATAAAAActtcttaaataaatattaagcaAAGCTATTAtactaatttataaaatgtaaaaagtgATTATACTTTTCAGCACAttgaaaattacataatatataGCCTGACTGAAGTTGATTGTATGtattgttaattatattatattatacaaaaatctatgtagaattttttagatccttattgttgaaaataaagaCGAAAAAtcctgtttttatttcatttgatataaaatttcagttgtagtatttgaaataataataaaccgTAATGTACAAAaagtcatttaaaaattatattgattgttttttattgagcaGAAACATTTGTATATAAACTTTACCCATGTAATTTTCATTGTTCAGTTTTGACTGAACGATACTAATCCTTATACATAGACAACTAGCAATACAACagtaataataaatgtattgcCATCTAGTTTTCAAAAGTTCAATAACAGAAATGAAGAAAACTATGATTAAATTCATTCATGTGACATTGACATAATTTgtcaaatttagaaataatctTCAGAGAGGAGAGAGGAACTCACAGTAGTCAAATAAAAGATCGGTGAACTTCAGAGGAAGTGGgtctttaaacaaaaataattttcaaaagttaaattCGCGAGTGTATCTAAATCAAAACATTGTGGTGAATAGTCAGCCGTTAGTATCAATATGTGAACACATCAAACAAATTAAAGTAAGTTCTATGATCAATTCGACCAAGACAGGttatattttgattcatttgtaTGCTATGaatgtaacaataaaatttatttgcgTAACACGTTTTATTTAACATTCATATATATTATGAAGAGGTTTATTCACATCATGTTGAAGCAAAACCATAATCTGATACACACTTAGATAAAGAGTTTTGGTTACAGTTCATCCATAGTAAACATTTGTTGcattttttcgaattaaaagttaaataattgGAATAGATGTACATTAGCTTATTAACACTGTGAATAGGCGgattaatatttataactttaaacAACCAAAAATTAAAGACGGTAGGTATATATACATTATATTGTAAACTTAACTTTTAATAGTAAATTTATATTAGATTTGGTTTAAATATGAATAGATTagataaaaaactatataaattaatatatacaaatataagaACTAATGCACGTATATTTATGTgtttattcattcatatttatttcaaaaattatttttattacacaattattcaattcttcaatttttaaatatctcgctaaatataaaatattttttcaaactagTCAGCTATTCTTAACATGgttataattttatctaaaaacacTAAATGAGGCAATGTTTATCTTGTTCtagttttgataaataatttttttgtttatgttacTGAACCAATTCTAATAAGTATGTACctaatttcacaataaatactgtatttttagtaaatatttaaacatttgTTCTGACtcagttttctattttttacatAACATTTTCCAGAGTTATTTGAATGTATGTTTCAAAAGTGttgatatttataatgatttcacttaaaaatataatcattatACTTTGAACTTATGTAATACATGGGAAGAACCATATTTACTCCAAACAATTCTAGCTAAATGTTTATTTTCCTAGAGACCTATATCATAAGTTTATCAgttgtttatatttaatagGAAGATATGAATTGTCTGTGCAGTATTGCAGTATACCATGTTCCCATTtctctattaaaaatttttccaagctATTACCCTGTTGCAATGCTTTATTCAATATAGGCAATTTTTCTACCCATCCAAAAACTCTTTGAGAATCTGAGTTTGTATCAACATAATTTACTATTATCAAGGATACTGCTTAGATCTGTTTTATGTAATTACTAATATGGTTCCAAATGCCCTGTGGGAGATTTGCTACAAAGTAACAGTTGTGCTGAATTCAGcatgcaaaaatttttaaaaaaacaatattgaacTCAACTTCGACAAAATATGAACTTGCAGTATACTAATTACTCAAATGTCTCTAATTGTAAAATATGGTATGAAATTTCAAGAGCAAAAACTGAATAGCCTACTTGCAAATCTGTAAATCCACCACTGCCAATGCTTAGaatcttgattaaaaaaaaagggTTATGTACATGAGTCAAACATAAATAGTggctaataattttttagcagGAAAATAGCTATAGTTTCTGATTATTTGTTATAGTGTAGATAATTTGTCATTCTTTGTTACAGGATTTAATAGTTTGAAGAAAATTGTGAACTACCAAGTAATGTATTTACAATGCGAAGTTCCACTTAAACTCAACTATGGTATGTTGGAAggaatatcaaagaaaaatggcAAGAAAATGTTTGTGTTgtgattttcaaatttggaaacACTGCAAATGGCGGACTGTTGATAAAACgagataatatttataattaaaaataatttcacattcCTTTATTGTGCCATACACACATAAATTAATTGGTAGTTTTAAAGctaaaaaaaagtgaaatatgtcTGAAGATTCTCGGCCACTTTTGGGATCTCTGCGACACCATCATTCGATGAGATCAATCTACCAAAGGATCAGAATTCTGAGACCGTCATCTTTAAGAAAATGCGTATTTGCAATTGTGTTGTTTtcgttaatattaattattatttactcaAGACAGACGCGCTCACCTTATTTAACCAAGTAAGTACACAAATTTATCTTATCAGGAAGACAATCACTGAAGTATGCTGGTgttacaaaagatttttttagaaattaaataGTTTAATCTTTAGACCAGAGAGAATTGTATTCAAATTtgctgaaaaataataaaaattatttccaataactatgaattttaaaaaaaatttagtaatgaaTCGACTCATTTTTAGGAATagggaaaattaattttatttccagGTTTTCCATATATAACTAATCAAACtactattatattttctttgtcttgattttaaggtcttttttctatgaaaatcagtttaaaataatatgtgaaaatttcgttttaatcttcttcagtcttcatcaaaatatgacttgacattgaTGAAGGACGAAGTTGGTAGAAACATCAATTTTGTACtgatttttaaagaaaaataacctaaaatcaagacaaatcacgaaaaacatataaaagtttAAGAAGTAAAACATTGAAGAAAACGCTATTGGATACAGTCTAATTCAAACAAGTTGAATTCACATcacacaaatttatttattgtgtaATTATAGTTCTATCTGTCTAATCGGCCCcctctttatttctttttttctctatCTTAGAAGAGTTGAGTCCATCTTTATTTGGCAAATGTGATCAAATTGTCTAACAAACACATTTAGGGTCTTCCTCTTGTATTCCCAAAGTCTCTAGGGTATTAATATCTCACTCTATCAGTCGTCTTAAGTTATGCCCTCTTAATTATAGTCTATACTATTTTGCTGTACTACTGTCAATTGTGACAGCAGTTTTGGTGGATAAAATGATGCATGCATGTCTCAtacaatttagaaataattattgagaATCATGTGTCCTCTGGCCTGCTACAGATAATAATTTGGATATAGAAGAAAACATTGGCAAcaatatattgtatattgaataaaatataaatttgccAACTAGCACCCCATATTTtaagtatctaatttatttaatgaagttgtgaataattttcaa harbors:
- the LOC130900270 gene encoding uncharacterized protein LOC130900270, which translates into the protein METTYCDDESYDGEENTNNLSDREHTEEDISQQSKDMNDNKLNLIPFHPLNNPSQDNVQQNIISNFNKHTFVSGDRSFSFHNFNGPISKEVRQVVVPNTNPRQPGAQSIDFVGKPDYSFAYGVHDDQIKNSHTHMESRDGDALRGEYRVLQPDGLVRIVRYVADPVAGFQMTVAYAKF
- the LOC130900269 gene encoding adult-specific cuticular protein ACP-20-like — translated: MIAKILYLSAFLAVTQAGYLLGGHEGGQGFGYGGLSYAGGHTVAIAKEPVVEYYAPPKYDYKYGVQDYHTGDVKNQEEFRVGDLTHSDYSVSEKDRKIQVSRVVSGAVPIHGKGW